In Nocardioides marinus, one DNA window encodes the following:
- the argH gene encoding argininosuccinate lyase, with amino-acid sequence MSTSTNPGADPATNTGKLWGGRFAGGPSPELDALSRSTHFDWRLTPYDLAGSRAHANALHRAGLLADADHAELLRGLAALGERYAAGDLHPDPSDEDVHGALERLLLEEVGQDVGGRLRAGRSRNDQIATLFKVFLRDHARVVAAQVLDLVEALADQAQQHLGTQGGQPTIMPGRTHLQHAQPVLLAHHLMAHAWPLLRDVDRLADWDARVAADSPYGSGALAGQSLGLDPTGVAAELGFTGSTANSIDGTASRDFVAEFAFVTAQIGVDVSRLAEEVILWATHEFGFVTLHDSWSTGSSIMPQKKNPDIAELARGKAGRLVGNLAGLLATLKALPLAYNRDLQEDKEPVFDSVDTLEVLLPAFTGMVATLVFHGERSAELAPRGFSLATDVAEWLVRQDVPFRIAHELAGACVRRCEELGCELHELSDDDLAAISPHLTPEVRDVLTAEGSVASRDGRGGTAPVRVREQHDELVARSAALRERLA; translated from the coding sequence GTGAGCACCAGCACCAACCCCGGCGCCGACCCCGCCACCAACACGGGGAAGCTGTGGGGCGGCCGCTTCGCCGGCGGTCCCTCGCCCGAGCTGGACGCGCTCTCACGCTCGACGCACTTCGACTGGCGCCTGACTCCCTACGACCTGGCCGGCTCCCGCGCCCACGCCAACGCGCTGCACCGCGCCGGCCTGCTGGCCGACGCCGACCACGCCGAGCTGCTGCGCGGACTGGCGGCGCTGGGGGAGCGGTACGCCGCCGGCGACCTGCACCCCGATCCGTCCGACGAGGACGTGCACGGCGCGCTGGAGCGGCTGCTGCTGGAGGAGGTCGGCCAGGACGTCGGCGGCCGCCTGCGTGCGGGTCGCTCGCGCAACGACCAGATCGCCACGCTCTTCAAGGTCTTCCTGCGCGACCACGCCCGCGTGGTCGCCGCCCAGGTGCTCGACCTCGTCGAGGCGCTGGCCGACCAGGCCCAGCAGCACCTCGGCACGCAGGGCGGGCAGCCGACGATCATGCCGGGGCGCACCCACCTGCAGCACGCCCAGCCCGTGCTCCTGGCCCACCACCTGATGGCCCACGCCTGGCCGCTGCTGCGTGACGTCGACCGGCTCGCGGACTGGGACGCCCGCGTCGCGGCCGACTCGCCGTACGGCTCGGGGGCACTGGCCGGCCAGAGCCTCGGCCTGGACCCGACCGGCGTCGCCGCCGAGCTCGGCTTCACGGGCTCGACCGCCAACTCCATCGACGGCACGGCCTCCCGCGACTTCGTCGCCGAGTTCGCCTTCGTGACCGCACAGATCGGGGTGGACGTGAGCCGGCTGGCCGAGGAGGTCATCCTCTGGGCCACCCACGAGTTCGGGTTCGTGACGCTGCACGACTCGTGGTCGACGGGGTCGAGCATCATGCCGCAGAAGAAGAACCCCGACATCGCCGAGCTCGCGCGCGGCAAGGCGGGCCGGCTGGTGGGCAACCTGGCGGGGCTCCTGGCCACGCTGAAGGCGCTCCCGCTGGCCTACAACCGTGACCTGCAGGAGGACAAGGAGCCGGTCTTCGACTCCGTCGACACCCTCGAGGTGCTGCTGCCGGCGTTCACCGGCATGGTCGCCACCCTGGTCTTCCACGGGGAGCGCTCCGCGGAGCTGGCCCCGCGGGGCTTCTCGCTGGCGACCGACGTGGCCGAGTGGCTGGTGCGTCAGGACGTCCCGTTCCGCATCGCCCACGAGCTCGCCGGCGCCTGCGTACGCCGATGCGAGGAGCTCGGCTGCGAGCTGCACGAGCTCTCCGACGACGACCTCGCGGCCATCTCGCCGCACCTGACCCCCGAGGTCAGGGACGTCCTGACCGCCGAGGGCTCCGTCGCCTCGCGGGACGGTCGCGGCGGCACCGCACCCGTGCGCGTCCGGGAGCAGCACGACGAGCTGGTGGCCCGCTCGGCGGCCCTGCGTGAGCGTCTCGCCT
- a CDS encoding NUDIX hydrolase has product MASSHAGPGEQRTPVRRATARVMPVSPSGEVLLLCDQDPGRPGDLRWGTIGGEVDAGETHQQAAVRELFEEIGLRVGPERLTAAFHRDEREFSYDGRLYLGDSTFFGLALPRDVEVSFEHLEEAEVGNVFEARWWTPEEVRADGRLVAPDLPEIMTLAIAAVAQHERNHA; this is encoded by the coding sequence ATGGCGTCGTCCCACGCAGGTCCGGGGGAACAGCGGACCCCCGTCCGACGCGCGACCGCACGGGTGATGCCCGTGAGCCCGTCGGGCGAGGTGCTGCTCCTGTGCGACCAGGATCCCGGTCGGCCGGGCGACCTGCGTTGGGGCACCATCGGCGGCGAGGTCGATGCGGGGGAGACCCACCAGCAGGCGGCCGTGCGCGAGCTGTTCGAGGAGATCGGCCTCCGCGTCGGCCCCGAGCGGCTCACCGCGGCCTTCCACCGCGACGAGCGGGAGTTCAGCTACGACGGCCGGCTCTACCTCGGCGACTCCACCTTCTTCGGCCTCGCGCTGCCACGGGACGTCGAGGTGAGCTTCGAGCACCTCGAGGAGGCCGAGGTCGGCAACGTGTTCGAGGCGCGGTGGTGGACCCCCGAGGAGGTCCGCGCCGACGGCCGCCTCGTCGCCCCCGACCTCCCCGAGATCATGACCCTGGCGATCGCTGCGGTCGCCCAGCACGAGAGGAACCACGCGTGA